The genomic region tcatggatgtatttgtgggtggcagattgtgaaatcccacaaagctcacctgtggagccctgaaaggaaccactggcatagaaattgagcaccgcagtcactttcacagccactggcagctgatgccctccatgtccccttggtgccaagtcctgcagtaagtggcagatgtgagccaccaggtccctagacatgttcAGTCATTGGTgacgctggttctcagtcatctgcaggaatggccgGTAgcacctatagaccctgggtcgctaggcgccgaccagccacagctcggtgtcactcctgggcagcgtgtgcggggggtcctgctgccccttcttcatgaggttgctgctcctgcctttgcatggccaggagcctcaggcactgtctcctccatctacTGTGGTCTCTGTAGGCTGCcagacatacagctagttcaccaggatccatggtcctgacgtggtcctcctgcagcatgaaagagagagagagacgtggttatcatggctgtacttagcacctttcctgacactgtgtgaccgccccttaatgcttcctggaaagTGCtgatcacccctcggatggccagagatgattacgctgcatggctgccctgtcaacctgtgacatgggggacactggtccaaaccgggatgctgagattgcaaggagctgtgagtgcctccagcagtgactgctacatggccagtgttggtgaggaggttgtacaatgtgtgcagtccaactgctctgcggtccaataaagtggtggtggactcgcagtctgtgccagcagggggtggggcggtggggggtaaGGTACGGAGCACTTGgtagccctttggtgcctctgtgatGCTTGcctgggtgggcaggctaggagcccgaccacAATCATAtccctgtggctgcgcctgatctatctcagttgcagagggatggtcagtttatacgGGTGTCCTgagtgtgtggccacttccctcgcttacactgccccccacctcgattgcctgtgtgtgggatgcagcaccagggccgCACTtgacaccccctcccaccaatcGACAATGGtggcctctgaggctggccaacATTTGCCTCCGTACAtgcccccccagcccccctccccctcagcagtcacctctggggccagtttcccccaccccaccctcggcGCTTCTGAGACCTGTGAATaacgggcgagctgtggagagcactcctgttcactcacctcagttcccccaaagtgacgGCCGCCAAGTGCGCgtcacctgtgtgctgttgtgaaacacgtcggcgtgcttaCCCGCTGACATGGACAGACCAtacggtggggttccaagagcctggtggatggccttttaattatatgctaatgtattacaattagctccccaccgaCCGCTGGCGGGAAAGGCGGCCCACCGTCTGCAGGCTGAGCGGAAggtcgcgacctgccttcacaccgtcgtgaagtgggtcccgccatcTTTTCTGGGAAAGCCACCAATCACACCTGCCACCAGCGGGCTCGgcaaattccacccatagagtaCAAACGGCAGGAAGCTCTGCTGAAACATAATAAAACACAGGTTAGCagccagctggagtattgtatacaattCTGAGCATCATACTTTAGAAATGATGTCAAGAGGcttggagagggtgtggaggagatttactggaatggtatctgggatgagggacttcagttaatgtggggagactggagaaactgggattgttctccttagagcagaaaaggttaaggggagatttaatagaggcgttCAAAGTTAACAATGGTTTCAATAGAGTAAATAAGCAGAAACTATTCCCAGTGGCaggtgggtcagtaaccagagggacacagacttAAGATAATCGGTAAAAGAATCAGatgtgacatgaggaaacatttctttacacagcaagttgttgtgatctggaatgcactgtctgaaagagcAGTGTAAGTTAaccataactttcaaaagggcatTGGGTAAATAATTGAGGAGAAAaatgtggtgttcccatgcatctgctgcccttgtccttctaggtggtggaggtcatgggtttggaaggtgctgtcaaaatcgCTTTTGATGTGCTGGGCACTGTTTTGAGATGGCCGGAAATAGTATCTCTCCTTAAAGTCCGGCAGCATTGACATTCGTGACTGGGAAGAGCTGGCTACCACTTGCTCAGAATGGCGACAACCTGTCCTTTAAGCTACATCACACTTTCATCCCCAACTGCTTAATGCTGAGGCACAGCAGCAGCAAAGAACAAACAAATAGAAGGTAAAATCTGTACTCCAGACCCCACCATCTCATGGAACAACCTGGCCCAAACACTGCAGGGTCCCAAGTTGCAGTGTCCTAGGAGTATAAAAACATATGactttaggagcaggagtaaaccattaaacccattgagtctgctccaccattcaataagatcgtggctgatctggttgtggtctcaactttaCTTTCCTCTCTGCCCTCATAGCCCTTGACTCCCTCGTCTATCAAaaatctctctaactcagccttgaataaatgcaatgacccagcctccactgctctctgggcaaGAGAATTCCACAATCTAATGACCCTTTAagtgaaaagaattctcctcttCTCTATCTTAAAGGAGATCAATTATTCTTAAgccatgtcccctggttctggtctctcccacaagtggaaacatcctccccgtttctaccctatcaaatcccctcaggatcttatgtgttcaataagatcacccctcattcttctaaataggCCTGGGCGTAGACCAAACCTGTTCAGCCTTTTTCcttaagataagcccctcatcccaggattgagttgagtgaaacttctctgaactgtttctaatgctaTTATATCTTTATTCACATGAAGAGacaaaaactgtatacagtattccagatgtggtctcaccaataccctgtaccgCTGGAGTAAaaattccctacttttatattccatttcccttgcaataaataccaacattccatttgccttgctaatcatttgctgtacctgcacagtaaccttttgagattcatgtaccacgacacccagatccctctgtatcgcagcatcctgtattctctctccatttaaataatatgctgcttttctattcttcctgccaaagtggacaagttcatgttttcccacattatactccatcagccaaattttttcccactctcttaacctgtctatatccctttgcaaactctctacctcctcttgacaacttactgttagggagttccaagattttgacccagcaacagtgaaggaacggcgatatatttccaagtcaggatggtgagtgacttggagggcaacttccaggtggtggtgttcccacctatctgctctccttgtccttctagatggtagtggtcgtgggtttggaaggtgctgtcgaaggagccttggtgaattcctgctgtgtatcttgtagatggtacacgctgctgctactgtgcatcagtggtggaaagggtgaatgtttgtggatggggtgccaatcaagtgggctgttttgtcctggatggtgtcaagcttcttgagttttgttggagctgcactcatccaggcaagtggggagtgttccatcacactcctgtcttgtgccttgcagatagtggacaggctttggggagtcaggaggtgagttacttgtcgcaggattcctagcctctgacctgcacttgtagacacagtatttgtatggctagtccagttcagttcctggtcaatggtaacctccaggatgttgacattCATTCCTTTCATCTAAATAATtggtgtagattgtaaatagctgaggccccagcactgatccctgtggcactctacttgttacagcttgccaacccaaaagcaatccatttattcctactctttgctttctgttagctaaccaaccctTTATCCATTATAATATGTTACACCCTACACAATGTTTCCTTATTGTGTgtagcaacctttgatgtggcaccttatcaaatgccttctggaaatccaagtgcaccacatctacaggttcctctTGATTTCCCttcatccaccttgcttgttacttcctcaaaaattctAATGAATTAGCTAGACACAATTTCCTTTCCACTAATCCATTTTGACTCTGATCAAATTATTAATTATCATGCTATAACCTCCTTTATGATGGATTCTAGCagtttccctgtgacagatgttagactaactggccagtggtttcctgctttcggtctccctcctttcttgaataaaggtgttacattcaTTATTTTTCAATTCACCAGGGCCCttgcagaatctaaggaattttggaagcttCTAACCAGTGCAtctgctatctctgcagccacttttttTAAGACTTTGGAATGCAGGCTGTCTGGTCCTAGGGACTTGTCAATCTTTAAGTCTAATTGTTTTACCCGCACCTTTTCCCTGgcgatagtgattgttttaaattcctccctctTATTCCTCTTTCGATTTTCAAGTAACTTTGCAAAGATTTCTAAgtcttccacagtgaagacagacacaaaatacctgttcacccttccatcatttcctTGATTTACATTACCAATTCCCCAGACTCCCTctgtagaggaccaacactagcttaGTTACTCATTTATATTTAAATACATGTAGAAACTCACATTATCTGGtttcacatttctagctagcCTTCTCTCAGACTcaactttctccctctttacCTCTTTTAGTCTTtatttgctggttcttaaaatgtGTCCAATCCTCTGTCCTAACACTAATCTTTATAGATTtatacagtgtttctttcaatttgatagtccttaacttccttttttTGCCATGGATGATGCAAAATTCCCAaatagtctttctttctcactgggataaatctttgctgacaATTATCAAATATCTCCTTAATAGCCttgtcactgcatctctactgttctacctttaacctagtttcccagctCACTTTACCTAACTCTGCCTTCATATCCTATAATTATCTTTATTTAGGTTTTAAACACTAGTCGTAGACCCTTCACAtctccccttcaaactgaacatgaaattttatcatattatgatcactgttgcctagaagctcctttaccatgagattattgattaatcctgtctcgttgctcattaccaggtctagaatagcctgctccctggttggctctagaacatcctgctctaagaaattgccccgagtacactctttgaACTCCCTTTCCAGGCTACCTTCGCTAATCTGATTCACCCAATCTACATGtcgattaaagtcacccatcGTTATTGCGGTACCTTTTTTATATTCCCTTCCTATaatctctgtcctacagtgtaactactATAAGGGGCTTACAAATACTCCCACATGTGACCTCTTACATTTTCTATTTCATATTTATTCCCAACTTGCTCCCACATCTTGCTCTTTCAAGCCAAGGTCATCTCTCATCATTGGGCTAatgacatccttaattaacagagctaccgaccaccttttcctagcttccaaACTTTTTGAAATAACAactacccttcaatattcaggtcccagcctttgtCACCTTGCaatcatgtctcagtgatggccaTCAGttcatatatatttatttatgccTGTGCAAATAGTATATCCagcttgttatgaatgctgtgcacattcagatacatagattttaactctgtctttttaccatttttgtaGTCTTAGGCCTTATCTGCAGGCATACTCTTAAGTTTGCACTCTCCATCCCCTTCTGCTAATTATCACCCAAATCGCTACCCTGCTCTAAACATTAGTTGTTAGTCTATGATTTACTACATTTTCCCTCACAAGATCCCTTTCACCCAGTGTcctgagctgctttgtcctagaatCATGGCCAGAACTTTACACTACCCAAACGCACCCCGTCTCCCGGCAGGTTCTGAAGCcggggtcgggggttggggggagggtggagttgggggtaggggggtggggtggaggtggtgggcatAGGTGGGAACCGTGAAATTGCATGAGCAGGGTTCCCTCTAGGATCCCACCAGCTCTGACCTGGTAGTGATTTTACTTTGGGGCGAGAATGGCCTTGGACTGGAAGCCAGCCCTTGCCCCAATTAAAGGCCTTAATGGTGACTTGAGGGCCTTTTCCACCCAGGctcaatttttaggttggcagctAATCTGATTGGCTGTCAGCTCTCCAAGGGGGGACTTCTGGCTGGTGAagcacccccctccccgctctgcacccccaccccccccaccccggcctgcCCCCGCCAATCAACCATTGTTCAAACACGAAATGGCACCAGGACCGCTGAAGTCAGCGAAGGATGTGTTCCCCCCACTGCGTCCCCCACCGTGACCCCCACCATGTCCCCCCACCAACTGTTTGGATGGCAGGGGACAAACACTCACCgtcctgaaaattcaggcccataaaaTTATTACAGTaaagaaggtggccattcggccttttgtgtttgtgctggctctcctaAGAAGCAATTTACCTATTACCACTAgcttgccttctccctgtaaccctacaAATTCCTTCTTttgcagataataatccaatttcgTTTTGAATGcattgattgaagctgcctctacacttgctgtgtgaaaaaaattttcctcatgttACCATTGTTTTATTtgataattaccttaaatctgtgccctttggttctcgatccttccaccaatgggaacagttttccccAATCTTCTGTCCAGAACTctgatgattttgaatatctctatgaaatcttctcttaaccttctcttctccaaggaaaacagccccaacttctccaatctctttatgtaaatgaagttcctcatccctggaaccattctcatgaatctttcctgcactctaCAATAGCTTCACATTCTGAGCTGCTTTGCAAGTATCTTTACTGGTCCAGATATAAACTGCTCAGAACGCTTGCATCAAGTGAAGATGACACCACACAGGAGCTGTCACAGCTCAAGGTCAAGGAACTCTTTACACTTTCAATGCAACTCAGGCTCCAAAGATAAGTTTATAAATATTCATATTACATAACTTCACGTGGCATTGATGAAAGCATTTCAATGTTACCCTTGCAAATCCTTTCTTGCTCAGCCTTATCTTGCTTCAACATGCGCCCCACAGATACTCCAGATTCAGGTGGCTGAGCAACTTTGAATTGCTTGGAGCTGTGCTCCTTCCTTGACTTTGCTTTATTGACACTGTTATTGAGGAGTTTGTTTGTGAAGATTAGCTGGTACTGGGTGGACCCGTAGCTGGAGGGGTTCCCACCTCCTTCTCATTGTCACCAAAGAATCTTTCcctgaggaaaacatttttcttgcTTTTGAGTGTTGAACTGAATTAGAAGGGGAATCACTTGATCATGAACTGATTCTCATTCACTCAGCAACAAATCTCTAAAGAAGGGAACTAATGCCACACAATAAGAGCCAGAAGTAAGGTGTGGAATAAAGGGACAAGGGTGTGAAAAGAGAACGAAAGAAGAAATTATAGATGTCAAagcactatcaccgacacactgGCTGGAATTTTAAGGCCCCTTCACAGTGGGGATGAGGCCATAAAATATGCCGAGCCatccaaaactccattgactttggctcgcataaaattccacctactcactcacacagacacacactcactcactcacactcactcactcatacacactcactcaacactcatacactcacacactcatacacatacacacacacacacacacacacacgcactcactcatacacatacactcacacattcatatgctcacagactcacacacacactcacacacacacaaacatacacactcactcacacactcatacactcacacacacactcacactcactcacacacacacacatacatactcacacacacacacagacacactgacacacactcactcatacacatacactcacacattcatatgctcacatactcacacacacacaaacatacacactcactcacacactcatacactcactcacacacacacaaacatacacactcactcacacactcacacactcactcatacgcacacacatacactcacacactcactcactcacacacactcacacatacacacactcttactcatacactcactcacacacacacatacatgctcacacacacacgcaaacactcattcagacactcactcacacactctcatacacccacactcatacactcacgcgcacacacgcacactcacacactcatacactcacactcacactcactcaggcacactcactctctcaggcacactcaatcactcaggcacactcactcacatgcactcactcactcacacacacacactcacacacacactcactcacacattcatacactcacacacacacactcactcacacacacactcacactctcatacactcactcacacacacatactcaaacacacatacactcacaaactcactcacacgcactcatacactcactcacacacacacacacatacacgctcactcacacacgcaaacactcattcacacacccacactcacacacacgctcatacatacactcacgcggacacacgcacactcacacattcatacactcacactcacacacacacacacacactcaggcacactcactcactcaggcacactcacttacacgcactcactcacacacacacacactcactcacactcactcacacatacacatgcacattcattcactcatgcatatgcactcacacacatacacatactcactcacacacacagtcacagactcacactcattcacacacacactcacatacattcactcactcacacttacacacactcactctcacacacacacattccagagCTCCAGGCTTATACCATGAggacaaatcccaccatggcagctggtggaatttaaattcaattaataaatctggaatataaagttagtctcactaatggtgaccatgagatGATTATCGATCggtgtaaaacccatctggttcactaatctcctttagggaaggaaatctgccacccttgcctggtctgacctacatatgactccagacccacagcattgtggttaactcttaactgccctctgaaatggcctaacaagccattcatttcaagggcaattaaggatgggcaacaaatgctggcccctccagtgaagcccacatcccatgaatgaataatgaaaaaaatttacacacacactaacaaaatTGAACAtgcacttacacactcactcacacactcatacacttacacactcactcacacacactcatacacttacacactcactcacacagtcactcaggcacactcactcactcagtcttcCTTCTGTAGAAAGTATTTTCCTTTGATTTCCGGTAGTGAAATTCCGTTGGAAACAGTTCAGTTCAATGCGGAGAGGCCAGAATTGCAGTGGACAGTCTCTGACTGATTAGTTCTCACTTTCAGACACAGGAGATTCCTGTCTAATAACAGGAGGAAAGCAACAACAAGCAAAaagtggaagggagaggaaaCATTCTGAGGAAATAATTAAAAACTAAGGTATCCTAACCAAAGAAAAGTTCAGCAATCCTAAACTGAGTGAGTCAGAGGCAGCAGTAAGAGCCTCCCACCGAGCAAAGCTGCGCTTGACTCCACCTGCCCTCTATCAGATTAGAGACATTAGCTCCTACAGGTACTGGGGGAGGACCAATCCATTAGGGGTTTAATCCTTTCTCTGGTTCTTTATGTTGTGGTAAAGATGTGACCGATCATGGGGATGTGTCCCGTGTCTCCACAAATCACACAAAGCAGAGCCTGACGGATTCCATTCGGACTCAAACATAGAGAGAGAAGCAAAGGATACGCTGGAGATTGACTCAGACAGAAGCATGCCTTCCCTTTCGGCACTCACTCTCAGGTATGCTGCCATCTGCCTACTCCTATTATCTGCCACAGGTGTTGACCTAAGACCTCAGGAAAACCACAGAAAATGGTTGCAGATTGAAGCTGTCAAAAGGGGGATTCTGGAATCGCTGGGATTGGAGCAGCCACCAGTAATCAGGAAGCGTGCgagcagggaggaggaggagagaatgttGCAGCTCTTCCTACGAGGAGACAGCAAGCAGCACAACACAAGCAGGAAGCTGAGCTATTCCCTAGACCCTGTCAGATCAGTCACTGTCTTTCCAGTGGAGAGTGAGTAGTTAATTCCAGCAAACTTACGTGTGAATATTTGTGAATCTTAACCCTAAAATTACtgctgagtgtgagagtgaatgagagagtatgagagtaagatTGATaccgaatgtgtgtgagtgagaaagtgtgagaatgTGACAGTCAGTGTAAGACAGTGTAAGAGgatgagcgagtgtgagagattgcaagcaagagagaatgggtgtgagtgtgtttgagagagagcgagtgtgagagagaatgtgagaaagtgtgacaGATTGTGAGAAAGTGTTGAGTGTGagcgagaatgagtgtgagagaaaatgagtgtgagagaaaatgagtgtgacagcgtgtgtttgagagggggagagtgtgagagaatgtgatagaTTTTGAGTGAGCGTGAAAAAATgttgaaagtgtgtgagagtgaatgagtgtgagagagtgcatgacaatattgagtgtgagtgtgagagagtgagtgtgagagaacagtaagtgtgagagagaatgagtgtgaaaATATTaagtgagtgagggacagagtgtgtgagtgggggtgagtgtgtgagagagaatgagaagtgattgtgagtggctgagagtgtggggggagtgtgtgagagagtgagtgtgtgagagagagtgagtgtgtgagagagagtgagtgagagagagtgagtgtgtgtgagagagtgtgtgtgagagagtgagtgtgagagagagtgtgtgagagagtgtgtgagagagagtgagtgtgtgacagttacACACCAAAGGCAGGATTTTTATGTCAGTGGTTGGGCATgattggcgggcctgggagcggacAAGGAAAGGGCCACCATCCATGgttggcccctgaccgcgatttcacgctggcgggccaattaacagccagcatgAAGTGTGCGCTGATGTGATCAGCACTGccaggtgaggggtgagggggtggaaaAAGGGAGAGCCCTGGAGGCAGTGCAGGTCCGGGGAACTCTGACAGAAAgcaccctgaaggcagggagtggCCTCGGGGATTTGGAGACTTCAAAAGTatcaaataaatatttttaaatccagaaaaaaatgccCACGCAACACAAGCAGTCACCTGAGCATAGACATTATAAACATTCTGTGCAtagactttttaaaatttgttaacggaaacctcatcctgcccttggatgggatttcctgaaaaatgcaaaggccgcctggccaattcgactcctgccaaccgtaacattggtcgggcaatgaaaaattccatttaattgtgccgttaatgggctttACAGTCCTCTTAATTGTCAAGGGGCGCGCTTCCGAGTTTAGCGCCCATCCACCaatcgaaatatcgcgcaagtgcgtgatgatgtcgggacgctcacctgatgccatcacgcactattttacactcAAGTGGGTTGGGCATACCCCTGCCcgctcagcaaaaaattctggcccaaatgtgggagagtgaaagagtctttttatcctttcatggggtgtgggtttcactggcaaggtcagcatttgttgcccatccctaactgcccttgaactgagtggtttgctgggcatttcagaatcaaccacattgctgtgtggtctggagtcacatgtaagccagaccaggtaagcagatgggtttttataacaattgatgatagtttcatggtcaccgttactgagactagctttcaattccagatttattaattcatcGAATttaaaatcccaccagctgccataggggaatttgaacccatgtccccagagtattagcccgggcctctggattaatagtccagtgacattgccaccaccccaccaactcccGATTAAAAGCAAGAGTAACGTACTCAGAGAGAGTAAAGGAGAGAATAactaagtgtgagtgtgagtacgtGTGACTCACCAACTGTGAATGTGATAGAGTGTGGGAGGAAGTGTCTTAATGAAAGAGTGtgggtgaatgtgagtgagtatgatacacagtgtgagtgtgtaagtgtgtgttggagtgacagtAACTCAGTCCTAACCAGAGCTGGCATGAGCGTACCTTACATTGATGAATGGAGCAGGTTGAGTTCATTGGCACTGTGTCCAGTTGAGTTTCCCAAAGGTTTTTGTGGCTTCATCTGTCCCTGGAGTAACCTGATTTGGTgtatgtagatggtggagagtctttgtggagtcaggaagtgagtcgaTCATTGCAGAatacccaacctctgacctgtccttgtaACCACGGTGTTGATGTGACAATTTCTGATCAACAGGACCCCAGGGTGATAAAAAAGCTGGCTGTTCTGCTGctagagatgatcattgcctgaccattagctgctgccactgtcccttgcTAATTGTCAGTAAAAGCCTGGTCCTGCCGAGCACTGGTGTGGGCTGTTGCTTGTCACTGTTTCTGAATCCAGCTTCATAACCATTTGTTCTCCACAGTTGAAAGAGCCAGAGACAGTGGAGCGACTACTCAAGAGGAGAGAGGCCTTGCTGAGAGATTAACCCTGAGTGTTTCCAGGAGTAAGGCTATTTTCCCAGGTTTAAAGGTTCTTCGTGCTGAGTTAAAATGTTACAAACATCTCCGAATCACCGAGCATCTAGAAAGGCTGAATTCCAGCTTGGGATGGCAGGTTAATGTTTACAAGATATTGGAGACCAGCAGCCAGGGTGAAGAAGAGTCTCAGCTGATTGATTCCAAGGCCCTACACTCTGGG from Carcharodon carcharias isolate sCarCar2 chromosome 14, sCarCar2.pri, whole genome shotgun sequence harbors:
- the LOC121287605 gene encoding growth/differentiation factor 15-like — protein: MPEIKIVIEFENRGIQLVSDDQDWSWADAPHRPLAGKAAHRLQAERKVATCLHTVVKWVPPSFLGKPPITPATSGLGVDLRPQENHRKWLQIEAVKRGILESLGLEQPPVIRKRASREEEERMLQLFLRGDSKQHNTSRKLSYSLDPVRSVTVFPVEIERARDSGATTQEERGLAERLTLSVSRSKAIFPGLKVLRAELKCYKHLRITEHLERLNSSLGWQVNVYKILETSSQGEEESQLIDSKALHSGPIITFSLNVKPLIELWADSGLQQVRMQLTISPAHPEIFLLTTRIRDSLTLEVETEEVKSIRRERRATSSTEDCLRKQKRCCRKPLLVSFKEIGWSDWIRAPESYNMYICAGSCPANYKAANMHAMIKSAMNQLSGGASPGLCCNPAAYEPMTLLHYSSEGKLTLTAFDDMIVTNCHCS